AAGCATAGCAGGAATACTTCTTCTCTACCCCAAACGTCGCCAGCAGCGCCAGACCAAACACAGCCGCCGGAATAATCATGAACACGCGATTGATCGATGCTTGCACAGCCGCGATCGGCGCATCTAAGGCCAATGGTTTCAGCACCACACTAATGATGATGGCTCCAATCACAATGCCGACCATCAGCATTGACCAGACAATGCCTACTAGCTTCGAGCGGTTACTTTCATCTGAGACATCTACCAGCAAGGCGGCAAAGGGGGTTGAGCTAGAGCTAAGCGCCAATCCATAAATGGCAAAAACTAACCCTAGGAGTCCTATCCACCCATATGTGGCAAGGCTCCAGCCTTGCGGTCGCAACGCAGAGTCGTTGGCAATGCTACTCCCCAATTGCCACATCACTTGTACCGCTAGGAAAGCAGCGATCGCAAACAAGGCAGCGCCTACCCAAACATAACCTGTGCGGTGATGGCCCAAAAACGGCTTGGAGTCTGACATCTGGCCAAACCAAACTCGCGCTGGAGCGACAAACTGATGCATCGCGATCGCTCCAGCCGTCACCAAAGCTGGAACTTTCAGCTCATCAATCATCACGCGGTTGAGAACGCCCAAGGTGAGCAGAGACATAATGCCTAAGCCCATCTGAAACAACCCTAACCGAAACATGGTCAACAAGTTAATCCGAGAAATCGCTGCTGTACTAGCTGACGGCTCTAAATTTTCGTTCGAAAAGTCATCAGTTTCCATATCTACTAAAAAGTTGATTAGAACAATATTGATCAGCTGGTTGATGTCGCTTTCAGGACTTACGCAAGAGCCATCTGAACAGACGGATGCTTGAGTTGTGCAATCAAGTAGTCCGAGAGCATCCCATGCTTGACTTGATAGATGGTTTTGCTGCTCTGGTAAGCGA
This DNA window, taken from Trichocoleus sp. FACHB-46, encodes the following:
- a CDS encoding MFS transporter, which gives rise to METDDFSNENLEPSASTAAISRINLLTMFRLGLFQMGLGIMSLLTLGVLNRVMIDELKVPALVTAGAIAMHQFVAPARVWFGQMSDSKPFLGHHRTGYVWVGAALFAIAAFLAVQVMWQLGSSIANDSALRPQGWSLATYGWIGLLGLVFAIYGLALSSSSTPFAALLVDVSDESNRSKLVGIVWSMLMVGIVIGAIIISVVLKPLALDAPIAAVQASINRVFMIIPAAVFGLALLATFGVEKKYSCYASRSSLVDREDSITFGRALKILTANRQTGLFFIFLLVMTISLFMQEPVLEPYGAQVFQMQISETTKLNAFWGMGTLIGISSTGFLVVPRLGKQKTTRWGCFLVALSFILIISSGFSQNAKLLQGALFLFGLASGITTTGAISLMLDLTAAEAAGTFIGAWGLSQAMARALATVTGGAVLDIGKKLFSNLVFAYGLVFALQAVGMVLAVWFLGRVNVQEFRSNNKQAIAAVLEGDLD